A part of Aspergillus flavus chromosome 5, complete sequence genomic DNA contains:
- a CDS encoding P-loop containing nucleoside triphosphate hydrolase protein, whose protein sequence is MHQFKVYTRWRPLTPSESTTPEIQRAHSQQDNGRVSISLTPSSRSATERPWKSEAAFTRVFEATDNNKSVFEEAVVPTLPHVLSGRSCNFFAYGHSGSGKSHTIIGYDFENPDEFGLCLAAARQLSETLAGLNQDTENPAEELAIGIRMFELRKNIAFDLLNGRCQCYVREGPDGKTHIRGETEVLEEGKVRVRPIVTKACWRFEDLRQELLEGLKLRATGTSTVHDQSSRTHAVLELEIVTRALLDARDAVVQRQSELVPVGKRATDIYIEENTKGYIQNADGKYVPNPDYQIDQARIDAAEAKKAEFESYVQQAEDKVSGILKSSRHSCLGGKLVFVDLAGSEYYHDKITSTVPRPKQTPQEQQEGRQINTDLLALKEVIRARASKQAHVPFRSSPLTMVLRDHFLGTNTTDSYSAMILTVSPSSEQFAATMNTLKYGNLVGVAGGEKKRVTRSRVNQ, encoded by the coding sequence ATGCATCAATTCAAAGTATACACCCGCTGGCGGCCTCTCACTCCCAGCGAGTCAACAACGCCAGAGATACAACGCGCACACAGCCAACAAGACAATGGCCGAGTATCTATCTCGCTCACCCCTTCTTCACGTTCTGCCACTGAGCGTCCTTGGAAAAGCGAAGCTGCATTCACGCGAGTATTCGAAGCAACCGATAATAACAAATCGGTCTTTGAAGAGGCAGTCGTACCAACTCTTCCCCATGTCCTTAGCGGACGATCATGCAATTTTTTTGCTTACGGACACTCCGGAAGTGGGAAGTCACATACGATCATCGGATATGATTTTGAGAATCCTGATGAATTTGGGTTATGCTTAGCAGCTGCTAGACAACTCAGCGAGACATTGGCTGGTCTTAATCAGGACACTGAGAACCCCGCTGAAGAACTGGCTATTGGGATTCGTATGTTCGAGCTACGCAAGAATATAGCCTTTGATTTGCTCAACGGACGGTGTCAATGTTATGTCCGTGAAGGGCCTGATGGGAAAACGCACATTAGGGGCGAGACTGAAGTCCTCGAAGAGGGCAAAGTTCGAGTCCGTCCGATCGTTACGAAAGCATGTTGGAGATTCGAGGACCTGCGCCAGGAGCTCCTAGAGGGACTCAAATTAAGAGCGACAGGAACATCCACGGTCCATGACCAAAGTTCGCGCACACACGCTGTTTTGGAACTAGAGATAGTAACGAGGGCGCTCCTTGATGCCCGCGATGCGGTTGTCCAGCGGCAATCGGAATTAGTTCCGGTAGGAAAACGTGCGACAGATATCTACATCGAAGAAAATACGAAAGGATATATTCAAAATGCAGACGGCAAATATGTCCCCAACCCTGACTACCAAATCGACCAGGCACGGATCGACGCCGCCGAAGCAAAAAAGGCCGAGTTCGAATCCTACGTGCAGCAGGCCGAGGACAAAGTTAGTGGTATTCTGAAGTCATCCCGTCATTCATGTCTCGGAGGAAAACTGGTTTTTGTGGATCTGGCTGGTTCCGAGTACTATCATGATAAGATAACTTCTACCGTGCCGCGACCGAAGCAGACACCCCAGGAGCAACAAGAAGGCCGGCAGATCAACACAGACCTCCTGGCACTGAAAGAGGTTATCCGAGCACGAGCTTCGAAGCAGGCACACGTTCCGTTCCGGTCGTCGCCCCTGACCATGGTGCTGCGTGACCACTTCCTAGGCACAAATACGACTGACAGTTATTCCGCTATGATCCTCACAGTGTCACCATCGTCGGAGCAATTCGCCGCCACTATGAACACACTGAAGTACGGGAACCTTGTAGGTGTAGCCGgcggagagaagaagagggtgaCGCGGTCGAGAGTGAACCAGTGA
- a CDS encoding hydrophobin family protein, with translation MEPPTYWIPVIVVVVSARITQAAAHSFSKGKGRTITLRNPLAFKMHSTNIFNFFMLAVAAASAATISKAGDSKALQKVAEGKCDIGNTACCNNVHEEKDERLFNLVKQGLIDILAGNEDYACAKSGVIDEWNLFSLVKQTNDGPVCKNVTACCSSGKCVAIDGSAEKKKESDKEDDKEDDKEDDREDDKEGDNEGDNEGDDKEGDNEDDNEDDNQKDKRGDHDDYHHKGHKVDKDDKENKHEKDEEDHGRY, from the exons ATGGAGCCACCAACCTACTGGATCcccgtcatcgtcgtcgtcgtcagTGCCAGGATCACACAAGCTGCGGCTCATTCTTTCTCAAAAGGCAAGGGCCGAACGATCACCCTTCGGAA CCCACTTGCCTTCAAGATGCACAGCACCAACAttttcaacttcttcatgCTTGCCGTCGCAGCAGCATCTGCTGCTACCATCAGCAAAGCGGGCGACTCCAAGGCCCTGCAGAAGGTTGCCGAGGGTAAATGCGACATTGGCAACACTGCCTGCTGCAACAATGTGCacgaggagaaggatgagaggCTGTTCAATTTGGTGAAGCAGGGTCTCATCGACATTTTGGCCGGCAATGAGGATTATGCCTGTGCGAAGTCGGGCGTCATCGATGAGTGGAACCTCTTTT CTCTGGTCAAGCAAACCAACGATGGTCCCGTTTGCAAGAACGTCACCGCCTGCTGCTCCAGTGGCAAG TGCGTTGCGATTGACGGTTCcgcggagaagaagaaggagagcgACAAGGAGGATGACAAGGAAGATGACAAGGAGGATGACAGGGAGGATGACAAGGAGGGTGACAACGAGGGTGACAACGAGGGTGATGACAAGGAGGGTGACAACGAGGACGACAACGAGGACGACAACCAGAAGGACAAGAGGGGAGACCACGACGACTACCATCACAAGGGTCACAAGGTTGACAAGGATGACAAGGAGAACAAACACgagaaggacgaggaggaccATGGTCGGTATTAA
- a CDS encoding uncharacterized protein (TPA_inf: GPR1/FUN34/YaaH-class plasma membrane protein), translated as MADHKAGELDLNHGNASPSQEGTAMPALTTVPTSITLSTEQFEKLYLTPLRHRQPALTKTFGNPTPLALGGFVVTTTPLSCCLMAWRGAGGNGIAFTGPIIFLGGTLLVITSILEFILGNTFPCVVFGTIGGFWFAFGATQIPAFNASAPYSTSTTNTMEGLQSPEFLNTYGTSPSSSPFLSTTHRLTKEQNKPAFLFIAMAILVTIYMICATRTNLVYVLIFAALILVFVCLAAAYWRLADGDTVVGNRLIMGAGAALLVASLLGFYLLVVQLFEALGFPVNLPVGDLSRFWSRVEGRDSERDVEMVGDVQAKS; from the exons ATGGCCGACCATAAAGCGGGCGAACTAGATCTCAACCACGGCAATGCATCTCCATCCCAAGAAGGAACAGCGATGCCAGCACTAACAACGGTTCCTACCTCAATTACACTGTCGACAGAACAGTTCGAGAAATTGTACCTCACCCCATTGAGACATCGCCAGCCAGCCTTAACCAAGACATTTGGAAACCCTACACCACT tgCCCTGGGTGGCTTCGTGGTAACCACAACACCACTATCCTGTTGCTTGATGGCCTGGAGAGGTGCTGGTGGGAATGGGATTGCGTTCAC GGgacccatcatcttcctcggcggAACGTTACTAGTTATCACTAGTATTTTGGAGTTTATCCTGGGAAACACCTTTCCCTGCGTCGTCTTTGGCACTATCG GAGGATTCTGGTTCGCCTTCGGTGCAACCCAAATCCCAGCTTTCAACGCCTCCG CCCCATATTCCACCTCAACAACCAACACAATGGAAGGCCTCCAGAGCCCCGAATTCCTCAATACATACGGTACCTCACCCTCATCCTCCCCCTTCCTCTCAACAACCCACCGTCTAACAAAAGAGCAAAACAAACCAGcattcctcttcatcgcaATGGCCATCCTAGTCACAATCTACATGATCTGCGCCACCCGCACAAACCTAGTCTACGTCCTCATCTTCGCAGCCCTAATTCTCGTTTTCGTCTGTCTAGCTGCCGCATACTGGCGTCTAGCGGACGGGGATACTGTCGTTGGGAATCGTCTGATTATG GGAGCCGGTGCTGCGCTGCTCGTGGCTAGTTTGTTAGGGTTTTATTTGCTCGTTGTGCAGTTGTTCGAGGCTTTGGGGTTTCCGGTGAATTTGCCTGTTGGGGATTTGAGTCGGTTTTGGAGTAGGGTTGAGGGACG GGACAGTGAACGAGATGTGGAGATGGTCGGTGATGTTCAGGCAAAGTCGTGA
- a CDS encoding putative Golgi transport protein Sly1 — protein sequence MASHSMSLRDRQVASIQKILNLNHEPQTEDSHHDTSAQGIISTPILNEDGDPIWKVLVFDNMGRDVISSVLRVNDLRTWGVTIHLNINSNRYPIPDVPVVYLVEPTPANLQMITNDLARGLYTPAYVNFLSSVPRPLLEDFASQIATTGTSEHIAQVYDQYLNFIVAEPDLFSLGLGHDAYWKINSAQTSDEDLDAIIDKIVSGLFSVSVTMGAIPIIRCPKGGAAELIATKLDRKLRDHILNSKDNLFSTNKKSTPGVPTSRPVLVIVDRNVDLVPMLSHSWTYQSLVQDVLQMRLNRITIETTDEANPGKVTKKAYDLNSNDFFWKRNAGAPFPQVAEDIDAELTKYKEDANEITKKTGASSIEDLQNDTSTSAQHLKAAITLLPELRERKSILDMHMNIATALLQGIKDRQLDNFFELEENITKQSKAQILELINDPAKGSEPTDKLRLFLIWFLSTETELNRADMGQFEEALTRVGVQDVSPIAYVKQVREVTRMTMMTTAAPQQQSSDLFRGFSSLSNRLTDRITSGALGANFDSLISGVKNFLPANKDLTLTKITESLMDPASASSSAIAKTESYLYFDPRSANARGAMPPASASRNAQSPATSGTPGPGTGASFGQRRQAFNEAIVFTVGGGSMDEYGNLQDWVRQTSGQPGSDGAGAGRGTASHGAPRRRVVYGSTDLMNANEFLTESLAKLGHES from the exons ATGGCGTCGCACTCAATGTCTCTTCGCGACCGTCAGGTCG CGTCCATTCAGAAGATCCTCAACCTAAACCACGAGCCGCAGACCGAGGACAGCCACCATGATACCTCCGCACAAGGCATCATTTCGACCCCCATCTTGAACGAGGATGGCGACCCAATCTGGAAAGTTTTGGTGTTCGACAATATGGGACGGGACGTTATAAGTAGCGTACTCCGGGTTAATGACCTTCGGACATGGGGCGTTACTATTCATCT AAACATCAATTCCAATCGATACCCTATCCCCGATGTGCCTGTTGTCTATCTTGTCGAGCCTACCCCGGCCAACCTTCAAATGATCACCAACGACTTAGCTCGCGGACTCTATACACCAGCCTACGTGAACTTCCTATCGTCCGTGCCTCGGCCACTGCTCGAAGATTTTGCTTCTCAGATAGCGACAACAGGAACATCGGAGCATATTGCGCAAGTCTATGACCAATATCTTAATTTCATCGTCGCAGAACCGGACCTTTTCAGCTTGGGCTTGGGGCATGATGCCTACTGGAAGATTAACAGTGCGCAGACAAGTGATGAGGACCTAGACGCCATCATCGATAAGATTGTGAGCGGTCTATTCAGTGTTAGCGTCACTATGG GGGCGATTCCTATCATCCGATGCCCTAAAGGCGGGGCAGCAGAGCTAATAGCTACGAAACTCGATCGCAAACTCCGCGATCATATCCTCAATTCGAAGGATAATCTTTTCTCAACCAACAAGAAATCTACTCCTGGAGTTCCCACGTCACGACCTGTGCTGGTCATTGTCGACCGTAATGTGGACTTGGTTCCCATGCTTTCTCATTCGTGGACATACCAGTCGTTGGTCCAAGATGTCCTTCAAATGCGCCTGAACCGGATTACAATCGAGACGACTGATGAGGCAAACCCCGGCAAGGTGACTAAGAAAGCGTACGACCTGAACAGCAACGACTTCTTTTGGAAGCGTAATGCCGGAGCTCCATTTCCCCAAGTGGCCGAGGACATCGACGCGGAGCTAACGAAGTACAAGGAGGACGCCAATGAAATCACAAAAAAGACCGGTGCGTCATCCATTGAGGATCTCCAAAATGACACCAGCACCTCTGCGCAGCACCTGAAAGCTGCCATTACTCTACTTCCGGAGTTGCGGGAACGCAAATCCATTTTGGACATGCATATGAACATTGCAACTGCACTCCTTCAAGGCATCAAAGACCGCCAGCTCGACAACTTTTTCGAGTTGGAAGAAAACATCACGAAGCAATCTAAGGCGCAGATCCTCGAACTCATCAATGACCCGGCAAAGGGGAGCGAGCCGACGGATAAACTTCGACTCTTCCTGATCTGGTTCTTAAGTACTGAGACCGAATTAAACCGTGCTGACATGGGTCAGTTCGAGGAAGCCCTGACCCGTGTAGGCGTCCAGGACGTCAGTCCCATCGCCTACGTCAAACAAGTTCGCGAAGTGACTCGTATGACCATGATGACCACAGCCGCACCACAGCAGCAATCCTCCGATCTGTTCCGTGGCTTTTCATCACTCTCCAATCGCTTGACAGATCGCATCACATCTGGTGCGCTTGGTGCCAACTTTGACTCCCTAATTTCGGGCGTCAAAAATTTCCTCCCTGCAAACAAAGACTTGACCTTGACCAAGATTACCGAGTCACTTATGGACCCAGCCTCTGCCTCCAGCTCCGCCATTGCCAAAACTGAAAGCTACCTCTATTTCGACCCCCGCAGCGCTAATGCCCGTGGAGCCATGCCCCCCGCTTCCGCTTCCCGCAATGCCCAGTCGCCCGCTACTTCTGGCACTCCCGGCCCAGGAACCGGCGCCAGCTTTGGTCAGCGCCGCCAGGCCTTCAACGAAGCGATTGTTTTCACcgtcggaggaggaagcaTGGACGAATACGGAAACCTGCAGGATTGGGTCCGTCAGACCAGCGGACAGCCCGGCAGCGATGGTGCAGGGGCCGGCCGGGGAACCGCGTCTCATGGCGCCCCCAGGCGGAGAGTTGTCTATGGCAGCACGGACCTGATGAATGCTAATGAATTCCTTACGGAGTCGTTAGCTAAACTTGGCCATGAAAGCTGA
- a CDS encoding mating-type alpha-pheromone receptor PreB, with amino-acid sequence MTMAIMDSKFDPYSQNLTFHAADGTPFQVPVMTLNDFYQYCIQICINYGAQFGASVIIFIILLLLTRPDKRASSVFFLNGGALLLNMGRLLCHMIYFTTDFVKAYQYFSSDYSRAPTSAYANSILGVVLTTLLLVCIETSLVLQVQVVCANLRRRYRTVLLCVSILVALIPVGLRLGYMVENCKTIVQTDTPLSLVWLESATNIVITISICFFCSIFIIKLGFAIHQRRRLGVRDFGPMKVIFVMGCQTLTVPALLSILQYAVSVPELNSNIMTLVTISLPLSSIWAGVSLTRSSSTENSPSRGALWNRLTDSTGTRSNQTSSTDTAVAMTYPSNKSSTVCYADQSSVKRQYDPEQGHGISVEHDVSVHSCQRL; translated from the exons ATGACGATGGCCATTATGGACTCCAAGTTCGATCCATACTCCCAGAACCTCACGTTCCATGCGGCTGACGGGACCCCGTTCCAAGTACCCGTGATGACGTTGAATGACTTCTACCAGTATTGTATCCAGATCTGCATCAACTATGGGGCTCAGTTCGGTGCTTCAGTCATTATTTTCATTATTCTTTTGCTTCTGACTAGGCCCGACAAGCGTGCTTCTTCAGTCTTTTTCCTCAACGGCGGTGCTTTGCTGCTAAACATGGGCCGCCTCCTCTGCCACATGATCTACTTCACAACCGATTTTGTGAAAGCATACCAATACTTCTCTAGTGATTATTCTAGGGCACCCACTTCCGCGTACGCCAACTCTATTCTCGGGGTTGTTCTTACAACTCTTCTCTTGGTCTGCATTGAGACATCGCTTGTGCTCCAGGTCCAGGTCGTCTGTGCCAATCTCAGACGCCGGTATCGAACCGTTCTCCTTTGCGTGTCGATCTTGGTTGCCCTTATTCCTGTCGGGCTCCGTCTAGGATACATGGTTGAAAACTGCAAGACAATTGTCCAAACTGATACCCCACTGTCACTTGTCTGGCTTGAAAGCGCTACAAATATCGTCATCACCATTAGtatctgcttcttctgcagTATCTTCATTATCAAGCTCGGATTTGCTATCCATCAGCGAAGGAGACTCGGGGTGAGGGACTTCGGGCCGATGAAAGTGATTTTTGTCATGGGTTGCCAGACCTTGACCGTTCCAG CGCTGCTTTCGATTCTTCAATATGCGGTCTCGGTCCCCGAGCTTAATTCGAACATTATGACCCTGGTCACTATCTCTCTCCCGCTATCCTCCATCTGGGCTGGTGTTTCCCTTACTCGCTCATCCTCCACCGAGAATTCTCCGTCCCGTGGAGCCTTGTGGAATCGCCTCACCGACTCAACCGGCACGAGGAGCAATCAAACATCATCCACGGACACCGCCGTCGCCATGACCTATCCAAGTAACAAGTCAAGCACGGTGTGCTATGCGGATCAGAGCTCTGTCAAAAGACAGTATGATCCAGAGCAGGGGCACGGCATCTCTGTGGAGCACGATGTGTCGGTTCATAGTTGCCAGAGGCTTTAG
- a CDS encoding ESCRT-I component — protein MATVPQRTLNWLYSVLIRDHYDSRQTYQDPNRTYYDVASVLAQYPSLSPRTEVYTYENGFSALLLQLTGTVPVTFRGTVYKFPISLWVPNTYPREPPIVYVTPTQDMAVRVGQHVTLEGRVYHHYLAHWAEAWERSTLVDLVSILREVFAKEPPVRYKRQHVPPRPQQPEPTQTPPPLPPLPAELGLSSSHSPLNQSVPSPAPTAQVPPPPPPKPGQLASAEQRQPIPAAQNNSSSPLPPLPPKEQDPRWPPRPRPSTSTPTGLPSQYPPEQSGSMGGPTPPHRYPQQQHSMAHPMPAYAQGHLPSQVDNRAPPGAMPQQFPRGPQPQPPFGIPQQASPHHPTHHQTNGRYQQMPQPQTPQQASHHSFQRPASATQPAMKPKAETPDLLTSPFEVELPSFASGPAPPIPPNPEKDALLHAVSKVLAETLQTNVSQTESAARSLLSQSDSLHAAIATLQGEISSLNTLNSSLQSNTSILQQSLHRADAVIADAQSRISSSAAQSSSDPVPSGLPPIDEVLVAPTVVGKQLYDLVAEERGIQQAIYALQTAHVKGVIGVETWSRHTRGLAREAFLKRALIRKIGKGMGLEEHQI, from the exons ATGGCGACGGTGCCGCAGAGGACGCTCAACTGGCTATACAGCGTATTGATTCGG GATCATTACGATTCCCGACAGACGTATCAGGACCCCAATCGCACCTACTATGATGTGGCCTCCGTGCTTGCTCAGTATCCCTCCCTGTCCCCACGAACCGAAGTCTACA CATACGAAAATGGTTTCTCGGCTCTCCTACTGCAACTCACCGGCACGGTACCTGTCACATTTCGCGGCACTGTGTACAAGTTTCCCATATCACTATGGGTCCCCAATACTTACCCACGAGAACCGCCGATTGTCTACGTGACTCCGACCCAGGATATGGCGGTCCGCGTTGGCCAACATGTGACGTTGGAGGGCAGGGTGTATCATCATTACCTGGCACATTGGGCGGAGGCCTGGGAG AGATCAACCCTTGTAGATCTCGTATCTATACTCCGTGAGGTTTTTGCAAAGGAGCCACCTGTCCGATACAAACGACAACACGTACCACCACGCCCACAACAACCCGAGCCAACACAAACACCACCTCCTCTACCTCCACTCCCTGCAGAACTCGGATTATCCTCGTCTCACTCCCCACTGAACCAGAGTGTACCTTCGCCTGCGCCGACAGCCCAGGTGCCACCTCCCCCGCCTCCGAAGCCTGGACAATTGGCCTCTGCTGAGCAACGGCAACCGATTCCTGCAGCGCAGAATAACTCTTCatcgcctcttcctccactgcCGCCGAAGGAACAGGACCCGCGGTGGCCGCCTCGACCCCGTCCGAGTACTAGCACCCCTACAGGTCTCCCATCGCAGTATCCGCCAGAACAAAGTGGCTCTATGGGAGGCCCCACCCCACCGCATCGATAtcctcagcagcagcacTCCATGGCACATCCAATGCCAGCCTATGCACAAGGCCACCTACCTTCCCAAGTTGACAACCGAGCGCCACCTGGCGCAATGCCGCAGCAGTTCCCCCGTGGACCTCAGCCACAGCCACCCTTTGGCATCCCTCAGCAAGCTTCTCCCCATCACCCAACACACCACCAAACCAATGGCCGATACCAGCAGATGCCGCAACCGCAAACCCCTCAACAAGCATCTCATCACAGTTTCCAGCGACCAGCTTCAGCGACCCAACCAGCGATGAAGCCCAAGGCCGAAACTCCTGATCTTTTGACTTCACCTTTTGAGGTTGAGCTTCCATCATTCGCGTCAGGACCTGCGCCGCCAATTCCCCCCAACCCAGAAAAGGATGCGCTGTTACACGCTGTGTCGAAGGTATTGGCCGAGACGCTGCAGACGAATGTGTCGCAAACTGAATCCGCGGCACGTTCTCTACTGTCACAGTCGGACTCTTTGCACGCAGCGATCGCCACCCTACAAGGCGAGATCTCATCACTAAATACCCTCAATTCAAGCCTCCAGTCCAATACCTCCATCCTGCAACAGTCCCTCCACCGCGCCGATGCTGTCATTGCCGATGCGCAAAGTCGCATATCATCATCCGCTGCACAGTCGAGCTCGGATCCAGTACCGTCTGGTCTTCCTCCGATTGACGAGGTCCTCGTTGCGCCAACAGTTGTAGGCAAGCAACTCTACGACTTGGTAGCAGAAGAACGCGGTATTCAGCAGGCCATCTACGCCCTACAAACGGCTCATGTCAAGGGCGTGATCGGGGTAGAGACATGGTCCCGGCACACACGCGGGTTAGCACGCGAGGCCTTCTTGAAGCGAGCACTTATACGAAAGATCGGGAAGGGCATGGGTCTTGAGGAACATCAAATCTAG